The window CCGAGCAGAGAGAGCTCTCCTTTCAGTAGCACCCCTTACAGAATAATAGGTTCTTGCTAATCCCATTCATCGCCATCCTGTGCAGTTGACTGTGGTGGCTGTGATCACTCTCTTTATGTGAACCCCTGAGTAGTACTACTAACTCATTACACTCACTTACCTTGCTGTGCAGTATAAGCAATCTTTGTGGTAACTTCAACAGCACCTATTGGGAAATAATTCCTCCTTGCTAATCTTGTGTATCACAATCATGGTGGAATTACCACGCTGACAGTGATCATGATCTTTCTGACGACCCCCAAGTAGCACCAAACCCGTTACACTCACCTGCCTTGCTACAAAATACCAATGGACTAGTATCACCAACATGATCGTGAATGGCATTTTACGCCTCTTCAAGCCAAACTCGCATCCATATTCACTGCATACAGTTCCAAAAGTGGGACCATGCCCCCTCTGCACGGcactttcttttctttcgtCTTTCAACTTACACCCACTCTTCATATCACCTTGCTCCTTCCACTCTTATCCAGAGTACCTATCCATACCGCCCCTAAAAAATCATCATTGTCTCCTTCCGTCCCCTGCATCCCTAACTCAGACCACTTACACCTTGCTCCCTCTAACTCCATGATGCCATAATGGTAGAACAAGCGGATAACCTCACAATGTCTGAATCCAGCTTTCAGCAAGTAGCACGAATCCGCGCCGATAACCGTATAAAACAAGAGACTCACATACAACCActcaacccacctcctcacttTATTCTATTACCCTTATTTTCATATCActgctcttttcttcctaCCATTTCTCTTATCCTCAAATCATTACTCTTATTCCTTTATCTCCAAACCCCTCACCACTCGGTATCTTCCAGAATGATAACATTTTATCaagccaccaacctcacGACATTCACCGCTACCTTTCAGCCATTAACACCAATCCGTGCCATCCACCATATAATTAAAGATACTCACACAtaatccctctccccagtTCCTCACCTTGTAGGCATTGTTTTCAATTTCcccttccaacaaccacctcgccGTTTAGTGCTTATACACCAGCTGAAAGATATCACATTCCTCTCTCATTTCTTCCCAAATCAATTCCGTGTCACTGttttctcctccaacaacgtCACCATGTGATATCTTTCAGAATGACAACCTTATAGCaagccaccaacctcacctaTCCAGCACCATCTTTCAACTTCTTTCACCCATCCGCGACATCCGCCATACAATCGTGGATCCCCACAAACAACCActctccccaccccctcaccttgCACCATTACCGTCATGTCCCCtttccaccctcctcaccagtGACGATTCCGGCTGAAAGAAGTGCCTTTGTTATCTCTCAAACAACCGCCaaatccacctccctccatcCCTTAACCAACCCTACACCTTGctaacccccaaccccctggACAGCTCCTTCTCATCGTCTTACATCCGaccacccatccccacaAGCACACCCCCGtgctccttcctcccttTTATCCCCCCTGTAGCAACCACTTCCTGCGTCCGTAGCACCTGTCCACCTTCCCTATCTCCCTGACCCCTTTTATACAATCCCCCTTTCCTATCGTCCCTTGTCTTGTTCACGCTGCCCTGGCACTGTGTGCGCCCCacttttacccctgaatttTGCACAAAGAGACAGGAGGGAGCAAAGAACACAGGCAGCAATCACAATTCACTTGACCctgcagaaaaaaaaaacagagaTAGCATAATCAAAATATCGAGAGATGAAAAGTGGGGATTTTATCGCTCCCAAACCGTCTCGTCTCTGCATAAATAGGTTTACGCCGACATGTTTGTTGCCAAGTCGTCGAGTGTTTCATTTTCACACCAATACCAACTTTACCAAATTCAAACATACTTCGCCGAAACCCCCACCAAGACagcttcttttttttaaatAAAACGAGTATATTAGGGCTTGTATAAAGGCTATACTATCTGTTATCATCCATCCCTCCAAGACCTCTCTGATCTAACGCAAGCTTATTGTTGCTAAATGGTAAGaagacgaaaaaaaaaagaagaaacctCCCGAAAGCTAATAACCCGAATACCTAGGTTGGAAGATAAACTTTTCCCCAAGTAAAAGCCATCGTGTTCATGTATTTTCCCTCCTAACCGCCTTCCAACCATGCAAATATCAGTGATTCAGTCGAGGATGCTAGGAATCAAACGAGATCAAACGCCTTTGTTCGTGTGGGCGGTTCCCACGCCCTCCCCGTCGATGTGACAGCTGACGTGCCAGAAAGCGAGCACTCGCTTTTCTCCCTCGAAAAAGACTCCGCGTGCGCGATCatctggaagaggaagaggtcagctccttgagctcagAGCCGCCGGCTGAGCAAATCTTGGTAATGTACAGAAGGAAGGTGTTGGCCCCGAACCCAAGTGTTGAGGGCCAACGTTGCCCTTCCTCGACCTCAGAGATCGAAGTCCTGGCCGACGCTGTCGTGCTGGTCAGCCGAGTACTGGCCCTGGTTGTACGAGCCGTAGCCCAGATTTCCCAGGTTCTGGGTCATGTTGACCGCCTGGAAGCCGGCCTGGGGCTTGatgtcggcggtggtgtagcCCGTGTAGCCCGCGCTGTAGTAGATCGGGCGAGGCTGGGCGCACAACGGGTTGCCCGTGTAGGTGCCGGCATTCGACAACCCGTGCGGATGATAGAACGGGGCGGCAGGAAtggatggctggctggtgaACGCAGAGGCACCAGCATCCCGAGTGGGAAAGTGGAAGGGCGAATGGGTCCTGACCGCTTCCGAGGGATGGTTCGTGCTCATGGAGCGCAACGCGTTGCTCCGGCGGCTGTCATACCTGGCAACATGTTAGCGGCCATCGAAGTATTCACTTGAGAAGGTCGCTTCTTTTACTCACCCATAATCTTCCATCGGGCTGTGATGGCGGGTCGCCACCAACGGGCCGTTGGTCATCTGCCAACCGCCGCCCATCCAAGAGTGTTGAGAGGCCGGCTTGGGGCCATCACTGAACACATCGTACGTCTCCGCCGGGAGATGGGTGTGGGTGGCTGATCCGACATCGTCATCGATCTCACCAtcagcatcctcatccactTCATCAAGTCGCTCTGTCTTGTGAAAATCATTGGGGGCCGCAGTCATCTTTCTGGTCAGGCGGGCCGAAGAACGGCGCGCTTGTCTCGAAGTGGCAGTAGTGAGCGTACGACGAgcccgcttcttcttgctaGGCTCCGCCTCATCCTGGGGGTCGTATTAGTATTGATCTTTGGCCTAAAATGGGATGGAATGACAACCGCCAACATACCTGACTGCCATCAATGGAAGGGCTGTCATATACATCTCGCTCGCGCAAACGCTTGAGACCCTCCTCGGTCAGCTCGTAAACTGTCTCCACGGATGTGATGTCTCTCGACGTTTGCTGCATCTTCATCAAAACAGATGCGTCTTTGCGCTGGttccgcttcttcttctgcggAGTCGTGGCAGAATCAAAGAGCCCCATTCCCTCATACACAATACCCTTGAGCTTAGTGGCATTGTCGCCCTCATTGGTGTCTTCGGGCAATTCGGTGCTCTCGGACAGGAGTTCAGATGTCGTCCCACTCACAGCAGTTGACTCAGATGGGAAGCGGCGTCTTCTCAAAATCAtgctgtgctgctgctgaggggtGCTGGGAAGCGTGGCGCTGTCTCGAGAACGACGAGTGGTAGGGGTCTGGAAGCCGGAATTGTCGAAGTACCCCTGAcgtgttgaagaagaggaccAACCGTATATAGCTTGGGCGTGAAGAATCTCATCAGGCTCGATCTTGATACTATCCATCATCAGAGCAgtgtcatcatcatgaggGCGGTCTCGAGGCTGCAAGTTGGCCAGGTTGCATGATCAGTGTGTGTTCATTGTCTGAATGTCACCTCGGAGGTGGAAGCTAGTAACTAACCCCAGAGGCAGAAGCAAAGTTCCGGGCTCTCTTCTTGCCAGtagtcttcttctctttaCTAGCCAAGCGCTCGGCCAGGAGATCATTGATGCCATAGCGAGCCTCCCAGTCGAGGTAGGCGGCAGTATCGGCCTTGGACTCGGGGTCAGGTCGCAAGCCAACTTTGAATTTCTGGGACAAGTGGCTCTTGGAAGCGATGTGCGTCAAGAGGTGCGAGAGGTCCGAAAAGGTGGGCTTCTTGGGGCAGATCAAGCACTGCAGCGGGATGACATTGGCGGCGGGGCCGGGCATCTCCATTGGAGCAATTGCGGCCATATTTTCTGGGAGGAAGTGAAAGTCAGCAGTTGAGATCTCGGATTGCAAGTACGAGATGCATTGTGTAAGCCCCAAGCGGGTGGTAACTCACACAATACACACACAGTGAGAtcaggggttggtggttggctgaCTGCAAGATCAACCCAGGTAAATCAGGGGGCAGTAAATACAGGTGGGCAGGGCAACCAGACGGAGATGGGAAGTAGATGGGTTGAAGGGGACTTCTTCGACCACACAAGGCAGGTGAGATCGAAGAATGCGTGATGTAGATATCGTCCTTCGGTGCCTCCTGCGAGAGTGTCTGATGGTCCTTGACTtccaaggtggtgaggactgACCACCAGGGTCGTCTGtaggaggagaagctggtgaCACAACTCAGGAATTCTTGATAAACTGGATTTCCAACAAAGCAAAATGCCCTCGGGGCACCGCCAACCCGGGCTGCGGAGAGGCACCGGTCGGTAGGGAAGATAGtggagaaaagggaagaTGAACTGGACTAACCGTTGAGGAAGGCACAGGTGGGACGCCGAGATGCGACGGAAGACAGAACGAGGTGAGGCTGTCGATGTGTGGA is drawn from Podospora pseudocomata strain CBS 415.72m chromosome 1 map unlocalized CBS415.72m_1, whole genome shotgun sequence and contains these coding sequences:
- a CDS encoding uncharacterized protein (EggNog:ENOG503P2GF), producing the protein MAAIAPMEMPGPAANVIPLQCLICPKKPTFSDLSHLLTHIASKSHLSQKFKVGLRPDPESKADTAAYLDWEARYGINDLLAERLASKEKKTTGKKRARNFASASGPRDRPHDDDTALMMDSIKIEPDEILHAQAIYGWSSSSTRQGYFDNSGFQTPTTRRSRDSATLPSTPQQQHSMILRRRRFPSESTAVSGTTSELLSESTELPEDTNEGDNATKLKGIVYEGMGLFDSATTPQKKKRNQRKDASVLMKMQQTSRDITSVETVYELTEEGLKRLRERDVYDSPSIDGSQVCWRLSFHPILGQRSILIRPPG